The following are encoded together in the Candidatus Dependentiae bacterium genome:
- a CDS encoding serine/threonine protein phosphatase, with protein sequence MNLMFLCLLSIAFNLSSMDNDKDSSTQKDTLTIPFKTQLSITQQGAHELEPFKLWFNKCKELPTYKELITNNTLAKDKYASDLPSLVSTFIQFVQVIKQSSLSNPRAWLNNATLCQSDSYFFNIDRHGFAPYVQKLIVPSGSTIALHGDLHGDIHSLNDYLAYLQTQGYFDSNNGFKIIRPDFYMLFLGDYVDRGLYGLEVLYTLMCLKIANPLQVHLIRGNHEDPALNITHGFFSEFQRKFSSRHTDLELQTLMLYLSKMYDFMPLALYLGSGNPTNGTHDFIQCCHGGIEIGYNPRKLLATVETEKYQRLTDLNRISQSSLLDQKLLDKVSFKDTMLLQTKSYQDIGFLWNDFIVDPQGTIEPSLTRGPNIYNFGKQATGQVLNNGSGKTHTLRGIFRGHQHNHCWQPLMELILDRYGLHPEDRGVGKLWRDTTTQNMKLWDGIVCTFLVSPETGYGTPNGDYPGFSYDAFGILKTADTFDQWDLTMHYTGL encoded by the coding sequence ATGAATCTTATGTTTTTATGTCTCTTAAGTATTGCTTTTAATCTATCTAGTATGGATAACGACAAAGACTCTAGTACCCAAAAAGATACCCTTACTATTCCCTTTAAGACACAACTGAGTATTACTCAACAGGGTGCACACGAGCTTGAGCCATTCAAGCTTTGGTTTAATAAATGCAAAGAATTACCTACTTATAAAGAACTTATCACAAACAACACTCTCGCAAAAGACAAATATGCTAGTGATCTACCATCATTAGTTTCAACATTTATTCAGTTTGTGCAGGTTATCAAGCAAAGCTCTTTAAGCAATCCACGTGCATGGTTAAACAACGCTACTCTTTGCCAATCAGACAGTTATTTTTTTAACATTGATAGACACGGTTTTGCACCTTATGTACAAAAACTAATTGTTCCTTCAGGCTCAACTATAGCATTACATGGTGATTTACATGGCGATATTCATTCTCTTAACGATTACCTAGCCTATTTACAAACTCAAGGCTATTTTGATTCAAATAACGGTTTTAAAATTATACGCCCAGATTTTTATATGCTCTTTTTAGGAGACTATGTAGATAGAGGACTGTATGGCCTTGAGGTACTATACACTCTCATGTGCCTTAAGATTGCCAATCCATTACAAGTGCATCTAATACGAGGCAACCACGAAGATCCAGCTCTTAATATAACTCACGGATTTTTCTCTGAGTTCCAGCGCAAGTTCAGTTCTCGCCATACAGATTTAGAGCTACAAACTCTTATGCTCTATCTATCGAAAATGTACGACTTTATGCCTTTAGCATTGTATCTAGGATCCGGCAACCCCACTAACGGTACTCATGATTTTATTCAATGCTGCCATGGAGGAATAGAAATAGGTTATAATCCACGCAAACTCTTAGCTACAGTAGAAACTGAAAAGTATCAACGATTAACCGATCTTAACCGCATAAGCCAAAGTAGCCTTCTTGATCAAAAGCTCTTAGATAAAGTATCTTTTAAAGACACTATGCTTCTTCAAACAAAATCATATCAGGATATAGGATTTTTGTGGAATGACTTTATAGTTGACCCACAAGGCACTATAGAGCCATCGTTAACCAGAGGTCCCAATATTTATAATTTTGGCAAACAAGCAACAGGCCAAGTTCTTAACAATGGCTCTGGCAAAACCCACACTTTACGAGGCATTTTCAGAGGCCACCAACATAATCATTGCTGGCAACCGCTTATGGAGCTTATTCTTGACCGCTACGGCCTGCATCCAGAAGATAGAGGCGTTGGCAAACTATGGCGCGATACTACAACGCAGAATATGAAACTGTGGGACGGTATTGTCTGTACTTTTTTAGTCTCTCCGGAAACAGGTTATGGTACTCCTAACGGTGACTATCCAGGATTTAGCTATGATGCCTTTGGCATATTAAAAACTGCTGATACCTTTGACCAATGGGATTTAACAATGCATTATACCGGTCTTTAA
- a CDS encoding D-alanyl-D-alanine carboxypeptidase family protein codes for MKIPPLVLLCITNLTVTNQALKNSLPDPSLYTVSKTISLGTYIPEDITKFNGISVSKRILPDLQRLLKAADKDGLKLKVVSGYRSYIQQQTTFKSWTTKELQRHPSWTQAQAEQEANTYSAKPGHSEHQLGTTVDILSSENNYHFSADPKLKYVAWLEKNSSKYNFKISYPKTQTEYTYEPWHLRWHPH; via the coding sequence ATGAAAATACCACCCCTAGTACTTTTATGTATAACAAACCTAACTGTTACCAACCAAGCATTAAAAAACTCTCTACCTGATCCTTCTTTATATACCGTTAGCAAAACAATTTCTTTAGGCACCTACATTCCAGAAGATATTACTAAGTTTAATGGTATTAGCGTATCAAAAAGAATACTACCTGATCTTCAACGGCTGTTAAAGGCTGCAGACAAAGATGGCTTAAAACTAAAAGTAGTTTCTGGTTACAGAAGTTATATCCAACAACAAACTACTTTTAAAAGCTGGACCACTAAAGAACTTCAACGCCACCCAAGCTGGACACAAGCACAAGCAGAACAAGAAGCAAATACCTATTCAGCTAAACCAGGACATTCAGAGCATCAACTAGGCACTACCGTAGATATACTTTCAAGCGAAAACAACTACCATTTTTCAGCTGATCCCAAGCTTAAGTATGTTGCGTGGCTTGAAAAGAACTCCTCAAAGTATAACTTTAAAATTAGTTATCCTAAAACCCAAACAGAGTATACTTATGAGCCTTGGCACCTGCGATGGCACCCTCACTAA
- a CDS encoding ankyrin repeat domain-containing protein — protein MKKCVFIFLTLISSLVFGMDQQSILQKIELNKQLLIQVSSSNTQACKELLKKGADINTKSALGNTPLHNAIAYGNPELINLLLEHGANTAIQNNENKTALDIATTYNKPELIVLLELYPKTTHEALTNPTHNTLLKSVHLGWARIVTYLLQANRLVVTQEQAQQYIKLAKIRYEATEDTSYIDIAKIINDHTPVESNMVMTLNKITYTAENKIKKLKWEFLKANLSIYKQLK, from the coding sequence ATGAAAAAATGCGTTTTTATCTTTCTTACACTTATAAGTTCTCTAGTTTTTGGCATGGACCAGCAATCTATTCTTCAAAAAATTGAGTTGAATAAACAATTGCTCATACAGGTATCTTCATCTAACACTCAAGCATGCAAAGAGCTTTTAAAAAAAGGAGCAGATATCAACACAAAATCTGCACTAGGTAACACTCCTCTTCATAACGCAATAGCTTATGGTAATCCTGAACTCATAAATCTATTACTAGAGCATGGAGCCAATACAGCCATACAAAACAACGAAAATAAAACAGCTCTTGACATTGCAACCACTTATAACAAGCCAGAGCTCATTGTTTTGTTAGAACTCTACCCAAAAACTACCCATGAAGCACTTACTAATCCTACTCATAATACACTCCTCAAATCCGTGCACTTAGGATGGGCTCGTATAGTAACCTATTTGCTCCAAGCAAATCGACTTGTCGTTACACAAGAACAGGCCCAACAATATATAAAATTAGCTAAAATTAGATATGAGGCAACAGAAGATACAAGTTATATAGATATTGCAAAAATCATCAATGACCATACTCCTGTTGAAAGCAACATGGTCATGACTTTAAATAAAATTACCTATACAGCTGAAAATAAAATCAAAAAACTAAAATGGGAATTTCTTAAGGCAAATCTAAGTATCTATAAGCAATTAAAATAA
- a CDS encoding ankyrin repeat domain-containing protein has protein sequence MNIKKCLVIFSLFIYADTLGVKINFNIQINQLNMLLLESTAYGLVEETKEILSKGAHIQTQSEENGNTPLHNAIQHGTPELINLLLEYNANPLAKNHQNETPLDKAVINNKQNLVTLLELYIQVRHEAITQPSQDTLLKAVHFGWPYIVEYLLAETNAINLSKKEATLYIKMAEAQYKKTRSKAYKNIKQNIKSYQINRHPLTLALDKILPIILS, from the coding sequence ATGAACATAAAAAAATGCCTGGTTATCTTTTCTCTCTTTATATACGCTGATACCCTTGGCGTGAAAATAAACTTTAACATTCAAATAAACCAACTCAACATGCTGCTCTTAGAAAGTACAGCTTATGGCTTAGTTGAAGAAACTAAAGAAATACTTAGTAAAGGCGCGCATATACAGACCCAGTCAGAGGAAAATGGAAATACTCCTCTTCATAATGCAATTCAACATGGCACCCCTGAGCTCATAAATCTTTTGCTAGAATATAATGCAAACCCCTTAGCAAAAAATCACCAAAACGAAACACCCTTAGATAAAGCTGTTATAAATAACAAACAAAACTTAGTAACACTTTTAGAACTTTATATTCAAGTTAGGCATGAAGCCATTACCCAACCAAGTCAAGACACTCTTCTTAAAGCAGTACACTTTGGGTGGCCTTACATAGTAGAATATTTATTAGCAGAAACAAATGCCATTAACTTGTCAAAAAAAGAAGCTACTCTTTATATAAAAATGGCTGAAGCTCAATACAAAAAAACAAGAAGCAAAGCGTACAAAAATATAAAGCAAAATATAAAGTCGTACCAAATCAACCGCCACCCCCTTACTCTTGCTTTAGACAAGATATTACCAATAATATTGTCGTGA
- a CDS encoding ankyrin repeat domain-containing protein, with product MKKYFFTLSSLLCSLSLAMHDQSTTQDQLNKQLLATCSIGLIEEARDLLQKGAQVNTQSPLNGYTPLHYALCAQSPQLVNMLLENGANINLRNTDNKSSLENALDLNQPELYATLDTYPNTLKDTINNPTEDTFLTAVHFGWSNIVEYLLKNNSIILPHEHVAQYIQYAKIRYNKTGHKEYQIIEENLLEYTLSHYESASAIKTNTQKLALQLKKLKRSIKNNAIKKRNSKARQSIH from the coding sequence ATGAAAAAGTATTTTTTTACTTTATCTTCTCTTCTGTGCTCACTTTCTCTTGCAATGCACGATCAATCCACAACGCAAGATCAACTTAACAAGCAACTACTAGCAACTTGCTCTATCGGTTTAATTGAAGAAGCGAGAGACCTTTTACAAAAAGGCGCTCAGGTTAATACACAATCACCACTCAATGGCTATACGCCACTTCACTATGCACTTTGCGCACAATCTCCCCAGCTTGTAAATATGTTACTTGAAAATGGCGCCAATATTAACCTTAGAAACACTGATAACAAAAGTTCTCTTGAGAACGCTCTTGATCTTAACCAGCCAGAACTCTATGCTACGCTCGATACTTATCCCAACACTCTTAAAGACACGATAAATAACCCTACTGAAGACACTTTTCTTACAGCAGTACATTTTGGCTGGTCTAACATTGTAGAGTACTTACTAAAAAATAATAGTATTATTTTGCCTCATGAGCACGTTGCACAGTATATACAATACGCAAAAATCAGATATAACAAAACAGGCCATAAAGAGTATCAAATTATAGAAGAAAACCTACTTGAATACACTCTTTCTCACTATGAAAGTGCCTCTGCAATAAAAACAAATACCCAAAAACTTGCACTACAATTAAAAAAACTTAAGAGAAGTATTAAAAATAATGCTATCAAAAAGAGAAATAGCAAAGCTCGTCAATCTATACATTAA